From the Deltaproteobacteria bacterium genome, one window contains:
- a CDS encoding anion permease — protein sequence MSHDVEHEAGGGGILAHKALWLGIGLGIFILVGFIVPTPQSLIEIVEKYGFAKRMMEWEIALSALDAANKTMIVLGIIPMAVIFFATEAIPIGLTGILMPTLAYFFHLLPRKMIGKTFAGDAPMFLLGVLAMGVAVVDVGLHKRLATWLLGWTKGFWVPVFTLCVSMSIVGSFISAHAMCAFMTPVMMAVYFGAVEANSRGGRIEHDPALAKFLLFSLCYALNVGGVGSPAAGGRNVIMMGFWSEYNVPMDFFTWMKYGLPMVPVLGVLVAVYMMVLFGKKVKTKDLTPGLTAIKEETQKMGKMTYAEYVTFGMLLVILFLWIVGGEELGLGGPSLLALLIPVIFRTTRWRKILYGISWDAWFMYCGALTLGALLKESGAALWLAQTFLKILGSVGMSKGFGLWVGLSGLSGLITNFMSDAGTTALLGPIVIPMGIMTGVPAEPWATGLAVAFATSFAHFLIVGTPNNAIVYGLGIYPDTGERAIHPIDFVKYGFVLWILSMVVVWVVGFLLIYNFVGFPEGLLETAKAVMEQGAM from the coding sequence ATGAGCCATGATGTGGAACATGAAGCAGGTGGCGGCGGCATTCTAGCCCACAAGGCCCTGTGGCTGGGCATTGGTCTAGGTATCTTTATTCTTGTGGGATTCATTGTGCCTACCCCTCAGAGCTTGATAGAAATAGTTGAAAAGTACGGTTTCGCCAAGAGAATGATGGAGTGGGAGATTGCCCTCAGCGCACTGGATGCAGCCAACAAGACCATGATCGTCCTTGGCATTATCCCCATGGCAGTGATCTTTTTTGCCACCGAGGCCATACCCATCGGCTTGACTGGCATTTTAATGCCGACTCTTGCCTACTTCTTCCACCTCCTGCCGCGCAAGATGATCGGCAAGACCTTTGCAGGAGATGCCCCCATGTTCCTTCTCGGTGTACTGGCCATGGGTGTTGCGGTGGTTGATGTGGGTTTACACAAGAGACTTGCCACCTGGCTCCTGGGCTGGACCAAGGGATTCTGGGTACCTGTGTTTACGCTCTGTGTGAGTATGTCTATTGTAGGATCGTTTATTTCCGCTCACGCCATGTGTGCCTTCATGACGCCGGTGATGATGGCTGTCTACTTCGGTGCGGTGGAGGCCAACAGTAGGGGTGGCAGGATAGAGCATGACCCGGCTCTGGCCAAGTTCCTTCTCTTTTCCTTGTGCTATGCTCTCAATGTAGGCGGTGTGGGTTCGCCTGCAGCCGGTGGCCGGAATGTCATCATGATGGGCTTTTGGAGTGAATACAACGTTCCTATGGACTTCTTCACATGGATGAAGTACGGACTTCCCATGGTCCCGGTTCTAGGTGTTTTAGTAGCAGTGTACATGATGGTTTTATTCGGGAAGAAAGTGAAGACCAAAGACCTCACGCCTGGGCTCACTGCAATTAAGGAGGAAACTCAGAAAATGGGCAAGATGACGTATGCAGAATACGTTACCTTTGGCATGCTGCTTGTCATCCTATTCCTCTGGATAGTTGGCGGTGAGGAACTAGGATTGGGAGGCCCTTCACTGCTGGCCCTCTTGATTCCGGTGATATTCAGGACTACACGTTGGAGGAAGATCCTGTACGGTATCTCCTGGGATGCCTGGTTTATGTACTGCGGCGCCCTCACTCTCGGCGCCCTGCTCAAAGAGAGCGGTGCCGCGCTCTGGCTGGCGCAGACATTCCTGAAGATTCTTGGCAGCGTGGGCATGAGCAAGGGTTTCGGCCTCTGGGTTGGTCTGTCCGGCCTTTCCGGTCTGATCACCAACTTTATGTCAGATGCGGGTACTACCGCTCTTCTCGGCCCGATTGTCATTCCCATGGGTATCATGACCGGTGTGCCTGCCGAACCCTGGGCTACTGGGTTGGCTGTTGCCTTTGCTACTTCGTTTGCCCATTTTCTCATTGTGGGTACGCCCAATAACGCCATTGTCTACGGATTAGGGATTTACCCCGATACAGGCGAGAGAGCCATTCATCCCATTGACTTTGTCAAGTATGGATTTGTCCTATGGATTCTTTCCATGGTGGTGGTCTGGGTCGTGGGATTCCTCCTCATTTACAATTTCGTCGGCTTCCCTGAAGGGCTTTTGGAGACCGCTAAGGCTGTAATGGAGCAAGGCGCCATGTAG
- a CDS encoding response regulator produces MKIRVLLVDDEEEFVRTLAERLQMRGYDVTTSFSGEDAIKEIKGYNFDVVVLDVLMPGLDGIEALREIKNIKPLTEVIMLTGHATVETAIEGMKLGAYDYLMKPCKTEDLLSKINAARERKAEHEERIREAKVRELETSPLSVLKDK; encoded by the coding sequence ATGAAAATTCGAGTTTTGTTGGTAGACGATGAAGAGGAATTTGTGCGGACGCTCGCGGAACGTTTGCAGATGCGGGGCTATGATGTGACCACTTCGTTTTCCGGTGAAGACGCCATTAAAGAGATCAAGGGATACAATTTTGATGTGGTTGTATTGGATGTCCTGATGCCTGGTCTTGATGGCATTGAGGCGCTTCGGGAGATCAAGAACATAAAACCTCTCACTGAAGTAATAATGTTGACCGGCCATGCCACCGTGGAGACTGCTATAGAGGGCATGAAGCTAGGGGCCTATGATTATCTCATGAAGCCTTGTAAGACTGAGGACTTATTGAGCAAGATCAACGCTGCCCGCGAGAGGAAGGCCGAGCACGAAGAACGCATCCGGGAAGCTAAAGTACGGGAACTTGAGACATCACCCCTGTCAGTGCTTAAAGACAAATAA
- a CDS encoding response regulator — protein MKNIKVLLVDDETDFVKALAERLQMRDLRSDAVYDGEQALTFVDEQEPDVMILDLKMPGIDGMEVLRRVKKAYPNIQVIILTGHGTEKDEEEARRLGAFDYLEKPVNLDVLVRKMKEAYQRKMEDAMVAATFAEAGEFETAKEVMEEDEKE, from the coding sequence ATGAAGAATATTAAAGTATTGCTAGTTGATGACGAGACGGATTTTGTCAAGGCCCTGGCGGAGAGGTTGCAGATGCGAGATCTTCGCTCGGATGCGGTCTACGATGGGGAGCAGGCCCTTACCTTTGTGGATGAACAGGAACCGGATGTGATGATACTGGATCTCAAGATGCCTGGAATTGACGGTATGGAGGTCTTGCGCCGTGTCAAGAAAGCTTATCCTAATATTCAAGTGATCATCCTCACCGGCCACGGCACAGAAAAAGACGAGGAGGAAGCGCGGAGGCTTGGGGCTTTTGACTACCTGGAAAAGCCGGTTAATCTTGATGTGCTGGTCAGGAAGATGAAGGAAGCCTACCAGAGGAAAATGGAAGACGCGATGGTTGCAGCCACTTTTGCGGAGGCCGGCGAGTTTGAAACCGCCAAGGAGGTTATGGAAGAGGATGAAAAAGAATAA
- a CDS encoding HAMP domain-containing histidine kinase yields the protein MQDSLEKLRRIKELAFMGKITAGLSHEIKNTLAIINESVGLMGDLLDMKGATDLPNQARLKRIIASIEEQVQRSGAIVKRLNQFAHSMDKPVALLDLNKLVLEVTMLAQRSARLLGVHLDTQVTDEPLGVMSDPFRIQYVIFGFIEGALQRSSPHRAKVLVACARCEQQARVSVTDQGSPEGRQLREQISTALASTNEVHQVGDDSELTLLVLTLAELGGLIEVEDQEETGTRVILYFPLKNPIK from the coding sequence ATGCAGGACAGTCTCGAAAAACTTAGACGAATAAAAGAACTTGCCTTCATGGGGAAAATTACTGCTGGCCTTTCCCATGAGATCAAGAATACTCTGGCCATTATTAACGAATCTGTTGGCCTGATGGGCGATCTGCTGGACATGAAGGGAGCTACGGACTTGCCCAACCAAGCTCGTTTGAAAAGAATTATCGCCTCGATTGAGGAGCAAGTGCAACGCAGTGGGGCCATCGTCAAGCGGCTCAACCAATTCGCCCACAGTATGGACAAACCTGTGGCATTGCTGGACCTGAATAAGCTAGTGCTAGAGGTAACCATGCTAGCACAACGATCAGCCAGGCTCTTGGGGGTGCATCTAGATACACAAGTGACTGACGAGCCACTGGGAGTGATGAGCGATCCCTTTCGAATTCAATACGTAATTTTTGGATTTATCGAAGGGGCGCTGCAACGGTCTTCGCCTCATCGGGCGAAAGTCCTGGTAGCTTGTGCCCGCTGTGAACAGCAGGCCCGGGTCAGTGTCACTGATCAGGGAAGTCCAGAAGGCAGGCAGCTCAGAGAACAAATATCCACAGCCCTCGCTTCCACCAACGAAGTTCACCAAGTAGGTGACGACTCTGAACTCACGCTACTGGTATTGACTTTGGCAGAGCTCGGTGGATTAATTGAGGTTGAGGACCAGGAAGAAACGGGCACCAGAGTCATACTCTATTTTCCATTGAAAAATCCTATCAAATAA
- a CDS encoding response regulator, which translates to MRDYRVLLVDDEEEFVSTLSERLGLRGITADTALDGEEALAKMSEQTYDVVILDLLMPGLGGLEVLKRVKMLSPQTEVILLTGHGATREGIEGMRLGAFDYLMKPLDIEELLEKMEEAVKAQRMA; encoded by the coding sequence ATGAGAGACTACAGAGTCCTCCTAGTGGACGACGAGGAAGAATTTGTCTCCACACTGTCAGAAAGACTCGGATTACGCGGCATAACTGCTGATACGGCATTGGATGGTGAAGAGGCTTTGGCAAAGATGAGCGAACAAACATATGACGTGGTCATCTTGGATCTGCTGATGCCGGGACTAGGTGGGTTGGAAGTTTTGAAGAGAGTAAAAATGCTTTCCCCTCAGACAGAAGTAATCTTACTCACCGGTCATGGGGCCACCAGGGAGGGCATTGAAGGTATGCGGTTGGGAGCCTTTGACTACCTGATGAAGCCATTGGATATTGAAGAGTTGCTGGAGAAAATGGAAGAAGCCGTGAAAGCGCAAAGGATGGCTTGA
- a CDS encoding two-component sensor histidine kinase — MRSFRENFRLLLPKSFKDFPNYGEGPERYNLLRKNLVIIISAVALIPLGVMSAINYYQYMKTLKNEIVRPITRLINTSKHTLELFLSERQSVLSLIIREHSFEELSRQEALSRIFHALRSEFEEFVDLGLIDSSGVQRSYVGPYELAGKVYRDQAWFHAVRVRGVYISDVFLGYREFPHFVIAIIKETPTGNFYVLRATIDSEKFNQLISGIALRPGSDLFIINREGILQTPSRYHGNVLEKVAMPIPPFSLDAVIGKTRDEHGEHLLGYAYLRGTSFILVVLKEPSEVMAGWFTLKSEFILLLAFSVVVIVLVTLRTSRMVVDRIREADQARESYYVQMEQSAKLASLGRMAAGVAHEINNPLAIINEKAGLMKDLVLFSKKYQDRETLLAQVDSILKSVDRCRDITRRLLGFARHMDVKVEKIYLNELIEEVLGFLEKEAFHRNINLRLDFEPNLDPILHDRGQLQQVFLNIINNAFEAVENGGNISISTREGKDGDTVEVEIKDDGCGIPPEDLKHIFDPFYTRGKSQGTGLGLSITHGIVTKCGGDIRVQSVEGEGTTFTVKLPRQCILSRS; from the coding sequence ATGAGAAGCTTTAGAGAAAATTTCCGACTGCTCTTGCCGAAAAGCTTCAAGGATTTTCCCAATTATGGCGAGGGACCGGAGCGATACAACCTGCTGCGCAAAAACCTCGTAATTATAATAAGCGCCGTAGCCCTGATTCCGCTCGGAGTCATGAGCGCCATCAATTATTATCAGTATATGAAAACGCTCAAAAATGAGATTGTCAGACCAATCACCCGATTGATCAACACCTCCAAACACACCCTGGAACTCTTTCTGAGCGAACGTCAGTCAGTGTTGAGCTTGATTATCCGGGAACATTCCTTTGAAGAACTGAGCCGGCAGGAAGCGTTGAGCCGTATCTTTCACGCATTAAGAAGCGAATTTGAAGAGTTCGTTGATCTGGGTTTGATAGATTCTTCCGGAGTGCAGAGGTCTTACGTAGGTCCGTATGAACTGGCCGGCAAAGTCTATAGAGATCAGGCCTGGTTCCACGCGGTACGAGTTCGCGGTGTATATATAAGTGATGTGTTTCTGGGCTACAGGGAGTTCCCGCATTTCGTTATTGCCATAATCAAAGAAACCCCCACGGGTAATTTTTATGTGCTGCGAGCAACCATCGATTCGGAGAAGTTCAATCAGCTGATCTCGGGTATCGCCCTGAGGCCCGGAAGCGACCTGTTCATAATAAACCGAGAGGGGATCTTACAAACGCCCTCGAGATATCATGGTAATGTGTTGGAAAAGGTTGCAATGCCCATTCCCCCTTTTAGTCTGGACGCAGTAATAGGCAAAACCAGAGACGAGCATGGAGAACATCTGCTCGGCTATGCTTACCTGCGAGGGACAAGCTTCATCTTGGTGGTATTGAAGGAGCCGAGTGAAGTAATGGCGGGTTGGTTTACGCTCAAGTCTGAATTCATCTTGCTTCTCGCATTCAGTGTAGTGGTTATTGTTCTTGTTACACTGAGGACTTCTAGAATGGTCGTGGATCGCATCCGGGAAGCTGACCAGGCGCGGGAGTCCTATTATGTACAAATGGAACAGTCAGCCAAGCTTGCATCTCTCGGAAGAATGGCGGCAGGGGTGGCTCATGAGATCAACAATCCATTGGCCATTATCAATGAGAAGGCAGGGCTGATGAAGGATCTCGTGCTGTTTTCCAAAAAATATCAAGATCGGGAAACCCTGCTAGCACAGGTAGATTCCATCTTGAAATCAGTCGACCGTTGCCGCGACATTACGCGTCGTCTGCTTGGTTTTGCAAGGCACATGGATGTGAAGGTGGAAAAAATTTATCTCAATGAACTGATAGAAGAAGTGCTTGGCTTCTTGGAGAAAGAGGCCTTTCACAGGAATATCAATCTAAGGCTTGACTTTGAGCCTAACCTAGATCCTATTCTACATGACAGGGGACAGTTGCAGCAGGTATTTCTCAACATAATCAACAACGCCTTTGAGGCGGTAGAGAATGGCGGCAATATCTCAATATCGACCAGGGAAGGGAAAGACGGTGACACAGTAGAAGTGGAAATCAAAGATGACGGATGCGGCATACCTCCTGAAGACCTGAAACACATTTTTGATCCATTCTATACTCGTGGTAAGTCGCAAGGAACCGGCCTAGGCTTGTCAATCACCCATGGTATAGTAACCAAGTGCGGGGGTGACATCAGAGTGCAAAGTGTGGAAGGGGAAGGGACAACCTTTACGGTGAAACTCCCGAGGCAATGTATTCTGAGTAGGAGCTGA
- a CDS encoding dinitrogenase iron-molybdenum cofactor biosynthesis protein has protein sequence MTEKILITIWGDEIASRFDLTSEILTVHVDSHGGVVESRTVVLPTISAEDLCHLILKEGITTVICGAIEEEYYQYLVWKKIKVMECVIGPYVKALELFLAGKLAPGANLMKSTFLEHT, from the coding sequence ATGACAGAAAAAATACTTATTACTATATGGGGTGATGAAATTGCTTCGCGTTTCGATTTGACAAGTGAGATACTGACAGTCCATGTGGACTCGCATGGTGGGGTAGTTGAATCCAGGACCGTGGTGCTGCCCACAATTTCAGCAGAAGATTTGTGCCATTTAATACTTAAAGAGGGGATCACCACGGTGATCTGCGGTGCGATCGAGGAAGAGTATTATCAATACCTGGTGTGGAAAAAGATTAAAGTAATGGAGTGTGTCATTGGACCATATGTTAAGGCTTTGGAACTCTTCCTCGCAGGGAAGCTGGCGCCTGGAGCGAACTTGATGAAGAGCACTTTTCTGGAGCACACATGA